Proteins encoded together in one Triticum dicoccoides isolate Atlit2015 ecotype Zavitan chromosome 7B, WEW_v2.0, whole genome shotgun sequence window:
- the LOC119338971 gene encoding protein NRT1/ PTR FAMILY 8.3-like, with product MAYAALIETRRLAAVPETLMSIMWPAPCYFVLGAAEVFTSIGMLEFFYDQSPGSMKSLGAELAQLAIAGGSHLNSALLGAVASAMGWIPDNLDQGHLDYFYWFMAALSALNLLQFVYCSTR from the coding sequence ATGGCGTACGCCGCGTTGATCGAGACGAGGCGTCTGGCAGCTGTGCCAGAGACGTTGATGAGCATCATGTGGCCGGCGCCGTGCTACTTCGTGCTGGGCGCGGCCGAGGTGTTCACCAGCATCGGCATGCTCGAGTTCTTCTACGACCAGTCCCCAGGGTCCATGAAGAGCCTGGGCGCGGAGCTTGCGCAGCTCGCCATCGCTGGCGGCAGCCACCTCAACTCCGCCCTTCTCGGCGCCGTCGCATCGGCCATGGGGTGGATCCCGGACAACCTCGACCAAGGCCACCTCGACTACTTCTACTGGTTCATGGCTGCTCTTAGCGCGCTCAACCTGTTGCAGTTCGTCTACTGCTCAACCAGATAG